tgcaaattaaggatagTTGAAACCATCTCCAACAATCTTAGGTGTTGTTTCGGCAACCACATTTTGCAAGTTAGGGGTGGTTTAGTCACCTCCAAACCAGCTAGGAGTGCCTGGCCATCcagctttttcaaaaaaaaaaaaatgataattttttaatgtttttaattttaatttttttaaaaagttttatttttaataaagcatatggacatatgtcaattttttaaggGTGCTGACGttgatttttatcaaattttggatgaaaattaGACGGATGTACAATCTCCGTTTTTAGCCATTATCGGGTACCATctatgatataaaataaaatcgaaaggacaaaaaataaagttattaaattatatgggtcaaaacaatatttaacccttttaataaatattacatGCAATTTCATTTTTACACTTCTAAACGAACATTTTATGACTGGCTCTAAAAAACATCATTAgattttttagatgaatcattAGTAAATTTTGgattcattgatttttttagtgCAATGTCAATTAGTTTGTACTTGAAAGTGTAAGTAAGGGTAGGTGtgtataacaatttttttaaaaaaaatttcttttttaatgggtaagatagaattgtatatatattttttttgtataaaagaTGTGCTCTTAAAAACACCCAATGAATTTGGCTTAATTACACATGTAGTTTTTTCAatgttctaaatttaatttcatgttcTCTCTGTCacatgaaaaatttaaaattaaatcttaaacattgaaaaaaattaaaaaaaaatatgcaataatttttataacggtacctaagccaaatcctaaCACGTGCCAACATTGAAAAAACTAAGAAATGATGAGAAAGGTTTTGAGTTACTGGTGTTTCTATCATTACGACCATGAAATGATGAGAAAGGTTTTAAAATCCTTTTAAATGTGTGgacaaatagagagagagagggggagagataAGATCATGGGTAAATCAACTTTTACAACTCACCGTATCAGTATATGTGACTTGATGGTGTTACACATTTGTATACCGATACGCTCCAACATAttataaaaaacttataaaattactcgtaaatctaacattactctttaagCATAAACTTGATTTATAGGAATAGGATAATATCTTTCTTTAGGTAATTATTTTTGGTCGTTTTCTCTATAGGTAATTTCAAGGCCTAGCAATAATCTGTCCACGACCTTCTGGAACAAAGAGCTTCCAAAGTGCTGGGGCCATATTTGCAGCTACAGGACATGCATGGCACTCACAAGTATCTCGTGATCTCTTGTTTGCCTCAGTCTCTATCAAATATATAATGATCTTGATTCCTTTCAGCCTTATATATACTTGTGTCACTGTCTTCTTCGTTAGTGTTTGTGAATAATGAATATTATTAGTAAAATCTCAGTGTTTGTGAATAATGAATATTATTAGTAAATGTGGTTTTGAACCAGAAGAATGTAAATGAACCATTCATCATCCAGATCATACTGTATACGGAGGATTGTAGCAATTTAATGCAAGAAGTAGGAAATATAATATGCATAAAAGgcattgtttgttaatatttttttggaaaatgttttgatatgaAAGTAAAGATGAAAGTCATGAAAGTAGTTGTAAAGCAGCGTTTTGAGTTGTATGTTATctgttttaaaaacaaaaagggaatgGTAGAGTGAGGGTGGGGAGCAAAATAAGGCTAACAGCTCTCCTCGGAATGCTCATATGGTGCCACTGGCCATGCTGTCGTAGACTGAATCCACActtctcattttcctttttttttttcttagtaaaaaaccaaaaatttaaagaataaataaaaaaaaaaaaaacaatatccacTCTCTGCCTTcgatcatcttcatcttctctctctttttaaattattattattattatatatatgtatgtacgcTACCACTCATCACTTCCTGTAATGGCGGAGGCTTTCCACCCTTCCTTTTTATGTTACCCATTAGTCTGACCTTTaagcctctctctttctctctctctctctctccatcgcTGCCCCCCTTTGCAAACTCCCGTTCCAAAGCTTCATTTAAGTTTTCTCTGACTGCAAAACTTATCATGTACATTCATTAGCTCaggaaagaaaatatttttttccatattttttagGGTTCTAACTTCTAAactacaacttttattaaagaaaagaggagaaaaCTTGAATACCACGGAGGTCCATGTTTGCTTCACATTGTAATAATAGCATTTCATTTGGAGAATCTGGGAATCTTTAGCTGTGCCTGCAGTCACCTCAAGGTATgcttcttctgttttctttttcttttcttttcttttttccccctaaAAAATAGATGTTTCCTGTGGGTTTCCTTGCGTATGTAGACTAGTAAGGCTTCTGGCTCCTCCTTCTCTTTGTGGGTGTGTGacaaaaatatggaaaataaaatagaaaaagaaaaggttctgCAAAGTTCGTTTCTTGTTAGAGTTCTATAAAGTTTGAAGAAGAGGGAACCTTTTTCTAGTTTTTGGCTTTTGATTGTATATTGTTGGGGAAGAGGTACGTTTCGACTTCCCACTTTACTTATTCTTGATTTCCTTTGCTTCTTCGTTTtgttattcgttttttttttttttattattctttctttcacttGGTAATGTTTTCTGTTCCTACCGGGCACCGGCGGCTTTGTTTGTTGTGGGATCTAATGCTCtgtccttttttgttttgagattttcttttttggtcctTCAAGTTTCAATCTTTTTACGTTCTTTGGGTTGATTTACTAGCCGTTTGCGTCCAGCTGCCTTGAAAACTAGTCTGCCTCTTCCCCTTTCCGATTATCGTCCACTTGTTGTTTCCTTTCCTTcataatttttggttttgttcttcaaaagaaaagaaaaagaattatagGAAACAAGAGAGACTGGTTTTGGAAAGATTATACTCGGTCTAATGTTTATGTTCCAAGAAATATGTAAGCCCAACAACACTTCGTTGGTTATATTGACATTGCACATTGCAGCCTCCTCTGCTTCTcttgagactttttttttttactaatcttcttttttcttttttgcagaAGTAAGAATGGCAAAGGAGTACAGCGGATCCCCAAAGCATCATCAGCTGGAATCTAAGAGGAAGCGCCTCAGTTGGATCCTAGGGGTCAGTGGGCTGTGCATTTTGTCTTACATTTTTGGCGCCTGGCAGAATACTTCTGCCCCCACAAATCAATCTGAGGTCTACAATAAAGTCGGTTGTGATGGTGGATCACCTCCAGCAGGCAGCAGTGTACCGTCggcgtcatcatcatcatcattttcattGGACTTTCAAAGCCATCATCAAGTTGAGATCAACAACTCCGGTGGAGTCCAGAAGTTCCCACCTTGTGATTTGTCCTATAGCGAATACACCCCTTGCCAAGATCCAGTGAGGGGAAGGAAATTCGATCGTAACATGTTGAAATACAGAGAGCGGCATTGCCCCAAAAAGGAAGAACTCCTCCTTTGCCTGATACCTGCTCCACCAAGATATAAGACCCCTTTCAAATGGCCTCAGAGCCGAGACTATGCCTGGTATGGCAATATTCCCCATAGAGAGCTCAGCATTGAAAAGGCTGTTCAGAATTGGATTCAAGTCGAGGGTGAGCGTTTCAGATTCCCTGGAGGAGGCACCATGTTCCCCCGTGGAGCTGATGCATATATTGATGACATTAACGATCTCATTCCTCTCAAAAGCGGGAATATCAGAACTGCAATAGATACAGGCTGTGGTGTAAGTAGTTGATATTTCATTTTAACTTATTTACTTCTTGGGACGGCCTATGAAGTATGAAGGCAGCAGTTCTGTTGGAACCCACTAGGAAAAAGCCCTAGCCTCAGGGCTATCATTCCAAAATGATTAGGTTTTTTTgggtccttttggggtgatagagCATATGCGGTTAGTGCTCGTCCACCTTTACCTAATAAATaagtaatgtgagacttagcacttATGAATGACTTTCTATAAACTGCTCATTATATGTGAGCAACTCCttttcccaatatgggactagGGTGTTTACATCCCAGTTCACCGAAGACTTCTACATGATGTCATGTTTAAGCTGCCTGTCGTTTAATGTAATTTGTGATTACCAAGTGTATAATAGACGGGGATGGCAATTTGCTAATGTCTTGTTTTGGTTGTGGGTATTAAGGTAGCAAGTTGGGGAGCTTACCTGTTGAGGAGGGACATCCTGGCAATGTCTTTTGCACCAAGGGACACACACGAAGCACAGGTCCAGTTTGCATTGGAGCGGGGAGTTCCTGCTATGATTGGCATTATGGCTTCACAGAGGCTTCCTTACCCAGCGAGGGCTTTTGATATGGCTCATTGTTCCCGTTGCTTGATTCCTTGGCATAAATATGGTAAAAATATATGTATCTATGTCAATTCACAAACTTaaaacaatcaaacaataaGGAAGATAGAAACGTTGTCCTTCATGCTTAACAATTACTAATTGCAAAAACTTAAATATGCTTAACACTGCAGTATGAAAATTTTGTAATCATCTGNNNNNNNNNNNNNNNNNNNNNNNNNNNNNNNNNNNNNNNNNNNNNNNNNNNNNNNNNNNNNNNNNNNNNNNNNNNNNNNNNNNNNNNNNNNNNNNNNNNNTGGAACCACCCCCATCTTTcccctttgttttctttttaatattttgcttaaaaaattaaaaaaaaaaaaaaaaaaaaa
This genomic interval from Corylus avellana chromosome ca3, CavTom2PMs-1.0 contains the following:
- the LOC132174430 gene encoding probable methyltransferase PMT18, producing the protein MAKEYSGSPKHHQLESKRKRLSWILGVSGLCILSYIFGAWQNTSAPTNQSEVYNKVGCDGGSPPAGSSVPSASSSSSFSLDFQSHHQVEINNSGGVQKFPPCDLSYSEYTPCQDPVRGRKFDRNMLKYRERHCPKKEELLLCLIPAPPRYKTPFKWPQSRDYAWYGNIPHRELSIEKAVQNWIQVEGERFRFPGGGTMFPRGADAYIDDINDLIPLKSGNIRTAIDTGCGVASWGAYLLRRDILAMSFAPRDTHEAQVQFALERGVPAMIGIMASQRLPYPARAFDMAHCSRCLIPWHKYGKNICIYVNSQT